Part of the Zingiber officinale cultivar Zhangliang chromosome 8A, Zo_v1.1, whole genome shotgun sequence genome, tgatttagtACCATGTTCCAAATTTTAGACTATTAGTTTTtctataatatttgttcttatccaatctATGGTGTGAGaattcttgcctatttaacatgacattcaagttctcatggagatgtagcggtccttatcGATACGTTATAGTTGGACCTtgcaacgcgaactcttgcatatttagaaCTATAtctgagttctggagatgtagcggttctTGCTGAGATGTTACAGTCGGATCCTGCAATGCGTTCCTTCCGAGTAACAAtttagcattagcacaatagtttaattaatcaattcatTGAATATTTACCTTAGTTTTAATGCTGGTTGGCAATCTAGCGTAACCCTCCTTTTTACACGGGCTTAGGACCTGCCATGACAGAGTTGGCAAGTTCGTTAATGTTAGACATAATATTAAATCTAAAATACCCATCTAGAAAGGTGATTCACATATGCTCTATACATGCTGGTGAGGTGAAGTTAGCAAGTTCGTTAGTGGCATTGTCCTGGTTGCCTGTGAAGGCCTTGATCACCAACAGGGTTTGACAGGAATCACCAGTAGCAACTACAGTCTTGAGCAGTAGAGAATCACCTTAGTTGTTGGTGGATGACATAGCCCATAACACAAGAGATATAGTTTGTGCAGGGGCTAAGAATGCTGTAGGCATTGATGAAGATAATAACTCATCTCATGCAAATTGGGATTGGGAGCGAGCAGTAAGAAGATGGCAAAAGAGACCTTGAAAAGTAAAGAGGACCACAGATGCAGTGGGACTGCAGTGAGAGAAACCACAAACAGGAAAGAGAAATACATTGATTGTGGGGAGGTAGAAGaactatatatgtgtgtgtggtTGTTGTTGTTCGGTCTAGCAATGATGGTGTCTGCCTTGGTGATGGTGGCAGTGGCCTAAGaatcattcttttaaaatctttaccCTGATAAGGAGACTATGATACCATGTTAAGTGTAGAGAATTGAATATTTTGTTCATTCAGGAGACACAGCACTTTTATTATACAGGATGCAAGAAATAATTATAAACCAAGATTAACAATGTGAAACTAAATCCACTCTTCTAGTAACCTAACAACTCAACACTCTGAACAACTTTCATTATGACATTTCTCAATTTTTTGGTCTTGAGTTTACCATTTCTTTTTATGTTTTATATTCCCCTGTACTTGAAGATATTTCTTGTCAAGCACAAACAACAGAATTTACTTCCAACCATCAACATTGTTTTCCATATGGCATGCATTAGCAGTCTTGTCCAAGGGCACAAGACTTGTGATGATGAAGTTTATGTGTTGCCAGCTGTGACTTGCATTCCTTGTGTTATGGAAATTAATACTAGAGCTTGTTTTATTTTACTCTGCACTTAACTAGTTGAGGCGTCAGTGCATGTATGGAACATGGTACTATAGTCTCTCATCAGAACCCTGGTGTCTTGCCGTTGCTCATTTtttttgtctatgtttttcaatctGTTACTACAATGAATCCACCATCAACAAGGCAGCAACCTTTATACCAGAACACACAACATCACTCTTCAATTGCATCACAAAGTACTTCTAACCCGTCTTCTGCATTGCTATCCATTATAGGTCCCAGTCAGTCTACTATATCCAGTGTGAGCCAGCCATCTAGCATACAGAACATGACTAGCATATCACAGAATTCTGTCACCAACTCATTGGGGCAAGCTGCAGCAACAAATATATATTCAACTGCGCAAAGACAAATGCAGGGAaggcagcaacaacaacaaatgatttcCCAGCAGCAGCATCAATCCCAAAACCAACTTCTATACCAACAGCAGCAGTTTCAACCACAATTACTGAAACAGAAACTTCAGCAATCGACACTCCCACAATCACATGTTCAGCAGCAAGCTCTGCTGCAACAAACAACGCAGCTGCAATCTTCTCAACAGCCATTTATAGCAGTAACATCTAATCTTCAGTCGGGCCATTCCAGCATTCAGCAAACACAACCTGGAGCAATACAGTCAATTGTACAGTCTGGCTTATCCCAAAATTCCATGAGTTCAGTTCAACAATCTGGCACATCCTTGCTTCAGCAACAGCCTCAATCAGTTTCcagacaacaacaacaatcacaGTCTAACATGCTTCAACAAACACCGTTGCAACACCATCAAACTTCAGCTTCTCAACACTCTAACTTAGCTATGCATCAGCACCAGCAGTcaatgtgccaacaatcaaatatATCAAATGTTCAACAGTCCCAGCTGGTCGGTCAACAAACAAGTGGCACTGATATGCAACAACCACAGAGGCTACCAACTCAACAGAATAATCTATTAAGCATGCAACAGTCTAAGCATTTGTTGAATCAACAGTCAATGCCTTTACACCAGCAACAGATGTTAGGCACTCAAACTAACATTTCAGGGTTTTCTCtgcagcagcagcaacaacaacagcaacaacaaatgCTTGAATCATTATCTAACGTCTCAAATTTGCAGCCGCATCAGCGCCCTATGCATGTGCTTCAACAAGCTAAGACAGTTGTACAGCAGCAGCAAAACCAGCAGGCACCTTTGGCAATGCTACAAGCACAAGGTCAACCCCAAAATCAATCATTGCAGCAACAACAGATTTCTCATATTCAATCGCAGACTGCACCACATCAACAGCAGTTAGTACAGCAACATATTGGTTCATTGCAGAGAGATATGCAACAAAGAGTTCCAGCTTCAGGTTCCATACTTCCCCAGAATGCAATGGAGCACCAAAAGCAGTTTGTTCAATCACAAATGGGGCTTCAGGAGGTGTCATCTAGTTGTAAGTTTGTACATTTTCTATTTCACGTTTTTCCTTAAAATTAGTGAATGCCTTGATATGTATTAAGTTCCTAAGTCCGTAAATGTCTCATcaaatatttttctcatttttccCTTCAAATGGGTAGTGTCTTAATTTTCTTAGGATATTTGAGTTGATGCAATTGGATGGGCAGGTTATCATTAGTGTTTTACTTACCTGATATGACTTGGAAAGCTACTATGACAAAATCTCTATTCTTTGATGGACTAGATTATGTGTAGAACCTGTAACCTAATCTAATCATTTAGAACTTTTGAGTTTTCCTTTATTCTCAAATTATTGGATTGGTTAGACTGACAACAAATGCAAGCACCTAGCCTAAGGGGAACTTTTGGCTAGATTTAATCCGTTTGGTATTGCTTGGCCAACTTGACTAAGCTAATGAACTCCTAGCAATGGATGCTTATATTGATTTTCAGCCTTATCATTTTCCTTGTTTCTCAATCTCCAATCAATAAAAACTGTTGGTGACACCATGGTAAGATGTGAAAACTTTTGATTCCATTTTGATCCCTATATGCTGAATAAACTTTTGCATGGTTGCACCATATGTACTGACATTGTTCCATTACGTGGGGACACCCATCGAAATAACTAGTTGGTGATTGATACTACTAACTGGAATACCCTAACAGTCCTGGCACTGAACTGCTTAGTGAGGTAGTAAGCTTACTTGGATGGAACATCCCAGGTAGTAGGAAAAGGTAATGGTAGTCCCTTCAGGAGACTTGTGATGCTCTTCATTACAATGGATTGCCATTCTGGTTTTTATAATCCGTTTGCTATATATTTTTTGGATAGTTGGTTCTTCTGTGCATGTATCTAAAGAGTAATCTTAATGGTTGCTGATCTTCTGCTTTTCCCTCATTTTTACAGCTACACTGGATTCCATAGCACCAACAGGAATTGTTGCAGTTGATTTGCAGGAGGAGATCTACCAAAAGGTTTGTAACAAatgttgttttttttcttctgtgCTTTTTGTTCTTAAATTTATCTATTATTATTGAGTTCGTTTATTATGGTAGGCTTATTTGTAGTTGAAGATGTCTTGTTACAtctagtttctttttctttttccttcaaGAAGTTTGATTGTAAAATTGTAATAGCAAATTCACCAGCAGCAATGTATATGCACCTGGAAGTCACAAGATAGTTGTCAAGTAACTAGTTATGAGATCTTTATTTATCAAGCGATATGGAgcttggaaattttaaaattatccatGACCTTTTTTTTACTACCCATACGCTTTATCTACATCTGATTGACAGATTGTTTTTATTAAATAATCCCTATCACTTGTGAATCCTGATATATGCTTTTTtgataaattgattttttttaacatcttGTTTGTTGATAAAAATTGAGTAAATATTAATGACCTTTTTTACTACCCTGGTGAGGTTTACTAAGATCTGGTTGGTgccattaaatttttattaaataaccCCTAACAGTTGTGAATTGTGATATATGGCATGTAAGAAGctaagttttatttttaacatCTTAAGTGCTCCAAATATTCCATCAAGATTTGATTTCTTTGGATTGGCTTTCTTAAGTCCTATTATATGCTTGCTATTTACACAATTACTTTGTATTTTGGCAATGCCATCACTAATGCACACACACCTACATAGCTACACATGCTTCCATTAATATCTGCATGTATCTATCTTACTAATGAAAGAATTTATTAATTGACTGTTGGATGAAACTAACATATTCTTCATTTGTGGTAGGTCAAGTCCATGAAAGATCTCTACTTTGCTGACCTGAATGAATTTTACCAATGGGTTTCTCTGAAGTTACAGCAGGTAATTATCCAGTTGTTTCTGGACAGACTTGCTCCTACTTTCATTGCAATCACGCAAATGAATCCAACTTATTTGTTGTCCTTGTTGTTTGTCTTATATGTTGAGTTTCAGAATGATGTTCTGCCATCTGCAAAGGCAGCAGAACAATTTCAGAAAATGAATGATTTTAAGAAGATGTTAGAGTGCATATTGCAAGTATTGAAGTCACCAAAGGCCAATATCCATCCAAGTCTCAAGGACAAAATTCCTATATATGAGAAGCAAATTCTAAATATTCTAGCTTCAAATAAGAAAAAAGGTATCCCTTCACAGCCACATGGACAGCAACAATTTCAGCGTCCCAGTAGCCACTCTCAATTAGTGCAACAGCAACAACAAACTCAAATTTCTCAACTGCAACAACATGACAACTATACAAATCAGCAAAATAATATTCAAAGTTCTTCGAATTCAACGCAGGCACCTGCTGTGCAAGGCGTGCAACATGGTTCTGTGCCATTATCAGCACAATTTGGTGTTACATCTCAACAGAATATCTCAAATGCATTACCGACTGGATCTACAGTTGATCCAGTACAAGGAAATTCTTTTAGTTCATTACAGCAGGGAGCAATTGCTCCCATGCAACAAGGTGGTCTGGTATCTGCCCAGAGTTCCATTGCTCAACAAACCAATGCTAATATTATGCCAAATGCCTCAATGAATTCATCGCACAACAATGCAATTGCCCAGCAACCAAGTTCTAATGTAATGCAACAACAACATTTCAAGCAGGAGCAGCAGCATCTGATGTCAAATCCTCAACTAAAGCAACAATTACAACATCGTCATATGCAACAACATTTGCTGCAGCAACAACAAAAGCAGCAACTACTTCAAGCCCAACAACCTCTGCAGCAACAGTTGCAACAGCAACAACAAAAGCAACAGCAAACCTCACAGATGCCATTGCACCGAATACAACAGCTCCACCAATCAAATGAAGTCAATGACTTGAGGTTGAGACAAGCACCTGGTATTAAGCTAGGACATTATCAGCAACATTACTCAACTGGTCAAAGACACAGCTATTATCAAGTGAAACCAGGTGCCACTGTCCCAATTTCATCACCTCAAAATTTTCAAGCATCATCTCCCCAGGCTTCTCATAATTCTTCTCAAATTGACCAGCATTGTCAGCTATCATCTCAAATAAAATCTGGAACACCTTTACAGTCAGCTAACTCACCTTTTGTTCCATCTCCATCCACTCCTATAGACCCCTCCCCAATCCCATGTGAATCTGAGAAACAACTTTCTAGCTTCACACCATTACCTAATGTGGGACATGTTGGACATCAACAAACAGCTATAGCACCTCAATCTCAATCTCTTGCTGTT contains:
- the LOC122012095 gene encoding mediator of RNA polymerase II transcription subunit 15a-like isoform X1 — its product is MEANSWRSTQGEMPDGRSGDWKTQLHPEARQRIVNKIMDTLKRHLPISDSNGLNELQKIAIRFEDKIYTAAADQSDYLKRISQKMLSMEKKPQHPGGSGQINHSINQNHVDQGPSQSTISSVSQPSSIQNMTSISQNSVTNSLGQAAATNIYSTAQRQMQGRQQQQQMISQQQHQSQNQLLYQQQQFQPQLLKQKLQQSTLPQSHVQQQALLQQTTQLQSSQQPFIAVTSNLQSGHSSIQQTQPGAIQSIVQSGLSQNSMSSVQQSGTSLLQQQPQSVSRQQQQSQSNMLQQTPLQHHQTSASQHSNLAMHQHQQSMCQQSNISNVQQSQLVGQQTSGTDMQQPQRLPTQQNNLLSMQQSKHLLNQQSMPLHQQQMLGTQTNISGFSLQQQQQQQQQQMLESLSNVSNLQPHQRPMHVLQQAKTVVQQQQNQQAPLAMLQAQGQPQNQSLQQQQISHIQSQTAPHQQQLVQQHIGSLQRDMQQRVPASGSILPQNAMEHQKQFVQSQMGLQEVSSSSTLDSIAPTGIVAVDLQEEIYQKVKSMKDLYFADLNEFYQWVSLKLQQNDVLPSAKAAEQFQKMNDFKKMLECILQVLKSPKANIHPSLKDKIPIYEKQILNILASNKKKGIPSQPHGQQQFQRPSSHSQLVQQQQQTQISQLQQHDNYTNQQNNIQSSSNSTQAPAVQGVQHGSVPLSAQFGVTSQQNISNALPTGSTVDPVQGNSFSSLQQGAIAPMQQGGLVSAQSSIAQQTNANIMPNASMNSSHNNAIAQQPSSNVMQQQHFKQEQQHLMSNPQLKQQLQHRHMQQHLLQQQQKQQLLQAQQPLQQQLQQQQQKQQQTSQMPLHRIQQLHQSNEVNDLRLRQAPGIKLGHYQQHYSTGQRHSYYQVKPGATVPISSPQNFQASSPQASHNSSQIDQHCQLSSQIKSGTPLQSANSPFVPSPSTPIDPSPIPCESEKQLSSFTPLPNVGHVGHQQTAIAPQSQSLAVATPGISASPLLAEFSCPDGNQTTGLNLVPGKASTPERPLKRLIELMQSLTPEAWSSAVRDIHSVVSMIDRIASSAPGNGSRAAVGEDLVAMTKCRLQARSFMSQDGSGPTKRIKRDISSIPLNNISSAGSKNDSLKQSYGLDTSELESTATSCAKQQKFEVNHALIEEIREINQWLIVTVVNISEEGTDSISAASEGEGTIVKCFFNAVALCPDLKSQFAKEDMGPILPLRLFVPSNYPKSSPVLLDKVSDEQSRESDDLSVKTRSRFVIYLRSLSQPMSLGEMVKTWDACAQRVITEYAQQTGGGTFSSRHGAWENCVGA
- the LOC122012095 gene encoding mediator of RNA polymerase II transcription subunit 15a-like isoform X2 — translated: MEANSWRSTQGEMPDGRSGDWKTQLHPEARQRIVNKIMDTLKRHLPISDSNGLNELQKIAIRFEDKIYTAAADQSDYLKRISQKMLSMEKKPQHPGGSGQINHSINQNHVDQGPSQSTISSVSQPSSIQNMTSISQNSVTNSLGQAAATNIYSTAQRQMQGRQQQQQMISQQQHQSQNQLLYQQQQFQPQLLKQKLQQSTLPQSHVQQQALLQQTTQLQSSQQPFIAVTSNLQSGHSSIQQTQPGAIQSIVQSGLSQNSMSSVQQSGTSLLQQQPQSVSRQQQQSQSNMLQQTPLQHHQTSASQHSNLAMHQHQQSMCQQSNISNVQQSQLVGQQTSGTDMQQPQRLPTQQNNLLSMQQSKHLLNQQSMPLHQQQMLGTQTNISGFSLQQQQQQQQQQMLESLSNVSNLQPHQRPMHVLQQAKTVVQQQQNQQAPLAMLQAQGQPQNQSLQQQQISHIQSQTAPHQQQLVQQHIGSLQRDMQQRVPASGSILPQNAMEHQKQFVQSQMGLQEVSSSSTLDSIAPTGIVAVDLQEEIYQKVKSMKDLYFADLNEFYQWVSLKLQQNDVLPSAKAAEQFQKMNDFKKMLECILQVLKSPKANIHPSLKDKIPIYEKQILNILASNKKKGIPSQPHGQQQFQRPSSHSQLVQQQQQTQISQLQQHDNYTNQQNNIQSSSNSTQAPAVQGVQHGSVPLSAQFGVTSQQNISNALPTGSTVDPVQGNSFSSLQQGAIAPMQQGGLVSAQSSIAQQTNANIMPNASMNSSHNNAIAQQPSSNVMQQQHFKQEQQHLMSNPQLKQQLQHRHMQQHLLQQQQKQQLLQAQQPLQQQLQQQQQKQQQTSQMPLHRIQQLHQSNEVNDLRLRQAPGIKLGHYQQHYSTGQRHSYYQVKPGATVPISSPQNFQASSPQASHNSSQIDQHCQLSSQIKSGTPLQSANSPFVPSPSTPIDPSPIPCESEKQLSSFTPLPNVGHVGHQQTAIAPQSQSLAVATPGISASPLLAEFSCPDGNQTTGLNLVPGKASTPERPLKRLIELMQSLTPEAWSSAVRDIHSVVSMIDRIASSAPGNGSRAAVGEDLVAMTKCRLQARSFMSQDGSGPTKRIKRDISSIPLNNISSAGSKNDSLKQSYGLDTSELESTATSCAKQQKFEVNHALIEEIREINQWLIVTVVNISEEGTDSISAASEGEGTIVKCFFNAVALCPDLKSQFAKEDMGPILPLRLFVPSNYPKSSPVLLDKVSDEQRESDDLSVKTRSRFVIYLRSLSQPMSLGEMVKTWDACAQRVITEYAQQTGGGTFSSRHGAWENCVGA